One part of the Rutidosis leptorrhynchoides isolate AG116_Rl617_1_P2 chromosome 1, CSIRO_AGI_Rlap_v1, whole genome shotgun sequence genome encodes these proteins:
- the LOC139896496 gene encoding xyloglucan endotransglucosylase/hydrolase 2-like: MHSSYSSNSKACAVALTITCLIVAASAGSFIDDMDITFGGERAKIFNAGQDLSLSLDQYSGSGFQSKHEYLFGRFDMQLKLVPDNSAGTVTTFYLSSQGAAHDEIDFEFLGNSSGNPYTIHTNVFSKGKGDKEQQFHLWFDPTAAFHTYTIVWNAQRIIFLIDNIPIRVFNNHEAAGVPFPTSQPMRVYASLWNADDWATQGGRVKTDWTKGPFTAYYRKFNANANKVGTDSKSTSSEYENQEWKTQEIDTAGRNRIRWVQNKHMIYNYCNDHKRFPNGVSAECKRSRFL, encoded by the exons ATGCATTCAAGCTATTCTTCAAACTCCAAAGCTTGTGCAGTTGCTCTAACAATCACATGTCTAATAGTTGCAGCATCTGCAGGAAGTTTTATCGATGATATGGACATCACTTTTGGAGGTGAACGTGCTAAAATATTTAACGCCGGTCAGGATCTTTCACTTTCACTCGATCAATACTCCGGTTCTGGCTTCCAGTCCAAGCACGAATATCTCTTTGGACGGTTTGACATGCAACTGAAACTAGTACCTGATAACTCTGCTGGCACTGTCACCACATTCTAT tTGTCATCACAAGGCGCGGCACATGATGAGATAGACTTTGAGTTCTTGGGTAACTCATCAGGTAACCCCTACACAATCCACACCAATGTGTTTTCAAAAGGCAAAGGAGATAAAGAACAACAATTCCACTTATGGTTCGATCCGACTGCAGCCTTCCACACTTATACCATCGTATGGAACGCCCAAAGAATCAT TTTCTTGATAGATAACATACCAATAAGGGTGTTCAATAATCATGAAGCTGCTGGAGTACCATTTCCAACAAGCCAACCCATGAGGGTCTACGCAAGTTTGTGGAACGCAGATGACTGGGCCACACAAGGTGGTCGTGTCAAGACTGACTGGACAAAAGGACCTTTCACTGCTTATTACAGGAAATTTAATGCCAATGCCAACAAAGTTGGTACTGATTCAAAGTCTACAAGTTCTGAATATGAAAACCAGGAATGGAAAACACAAGAAATTGATACAGCAGGGCGAAACAGGATTCGATGGGTGCAAAACAAGCACATGATATACAACTACTGCAACGACCACAAACGATTTCCAAATGGTGTTTCTGCTGAATGCAAGCGCTCCAGATTCCTCTAA
- the LOC139896301 gene encoding xyloglucan endotransglucosylase protein 1-like isoform X2: protein MTSQRATKLLVLALAIACLIVAASAGSFIDDMDITFGGERAKILNGGQDLTLSLDQYSGSGFQSKHEYLFGRFDMQLKLVPDNSAGTVTTFYLSSQGAGHDEIDFEFLGNSSGNPYTIHTNVFSKGKGDKEQQFHLWFDPTAAFHTYTIVWNAQRIIFLIDNIPVRVFNNHEAAGVPFPTSQPMRVYASLWNADDWATQGGRVKTDWTKAPFTAYYRKFNANANKAGTNSVSTSSEYENQEWKTQEIDAAGRNRIRWVQNKHMIYNYCNDHKRFPNGVSAECKRSRFL from the exons atgacaagccaaagagcaacgaagttgctggtac TTGCTCTAGCAATTGCATGTCTAATTGTAGCAGCATCTGCAGGAAGTTTTATAGACGATATGGACATCACTTTTGGAGGGGAACGTGCTAAAATACTCAATGGCGGTCAGGATCTGACACTTTCACTCGATCAATACTCTGGATCCGGTTTCCAGTCTAAACACGAGTACCTTTTTGGAAGGTTCGACATGCAACTTAAACTAGTACCCGACAACTCTGCTGGCACCGTCACCACATTCTAC TTATCATCACAAGGCGCGGGACATGATGAAATAGACTTTGAATTCTTAGGCAACTCATCGGGGAACCCTTATACAATCCACACCAATGTGTTTTCAAAAGGGAAAGGAGATAAAGAACAGCAGTTCCATTTATGGTTTGACCCAACTGCAGCCTTTCATACTTACACCATCGTATGGAACGCCCAAAGAATCAT TTTCTTGATAGACAACATACCAGTAAGGGTGTTCAATAACCATGAGGCTGCTGGTGTACCATTTCCCACGAGCCAACCCATGAGGGTCTACGCCAGCCTATGGAACGCGGACGACTGGGCTACTCAAGGTGGTCGTGTCAAGACTGACTGGACAAAAGCACCTTTCACTGCTTACTACAGAAAGTTTAATGCCAATGCCAACAAAGCTGGTACTAATTCAGTGTCCACAAGTTCTGAATATGAAAACCAGGAATGGAAAACACAAGAAATTGATGCAGCAGGGCGTAACAGGATCCGATGGGTGCAAAACAAGCACATGATTTATAACTACTGCAATGACCACAAAAGGTTTCCCAATGGTGTTTCTGCTGAATGCAAGCGCTCCAGATTCCTCTGA
- the LOC139896301 gene encoding xyloglucan endotransglucosylase protein 1-like isoform X3, translating to MKFSFLMVYLKKCNSRSASAGSFIDDMDITFGGERAKILNGGQDLTLSLDQYSGSGFQSKHEYLFGRFDMQLKLVPDNSAGTVTTFYLSSQGAGHDEIDFEFLGNSSGNPYTIHTNVFSKGKGDKEQQFHLWFDPTAAFHTYTIVWNAQRIIFLIDNIPVRVFNNHEAAGVPFPTSQPMRVYASLWNADDWATQGGRVKTDWTKAPFTAYYRKFNANANKAGTNSVSTSSEYENQEWKTQEIDAAGRNRIRWVQNKHMIYNYCNDHKRFPNGVSAECKRSRFL from the exons atgaagtttagcttcttaatggtttatttgaaaaagtgcaatagcaggt CAGCATCTGCAGGAAGTTTTATAGACGATATGGACATCACTTTTGGAGGGGAACGTGCTAAAATACTCAATGGCGGTCAGGATCTGACACTTTCACTCGATCAATACTCTGGATCCGGTTTCCAGTCTAAACACGAGTACCTTTTTGGAAGGTTCGACATGCAACTTAAACTAGTACCCGACAACTCTGCTGGCACCGTCACCACATTCTAC TTATCATCACAAGGCGCGGGACATGATGAAATAGACTTTGAATTCTTAGGCAACTCATCGGGGAACCCTTATACAATCCACACCAATGTGTTTTCAAAAGGGAAAGGAGATAAAGAACAGCAGTTCCATTTATGGTTTGACCCAACTGCAGCCTTTCATACTTACACCATCGTATGGAACGCCCAAAGAATCAT TTTCTTGATAGACAACATACCAGTAAGGGTGTTCAATAACCATGAGGCTGCTGGTGTACCATTTCCCACGAGCCAACCCATGAGGGTCTACGCCAGCCTATGGAACGCGGACGACTGGGCTACTCAAGGTGGTCGTGTCAAGACTGACTGGACAAAAGCACCTTTCACTGCTTACTACAGAAAGTTTAATGCCAATGCCAACAAAGCTGGTACTAATTCAGTGTCCACAAGTTCTGAATATGAAAACCAGGAATGGAAAACACAAGAAATTGATGCAGCAGGGCGTAACAGGATCCGATGGGTGCAAAACAAGCACATGATTTATAACTACTGCAATGACCACAAAAGGTTTCCCAATGGTGTTTCTGCTGAATGCAAGCGCTCCAGATTCCTCTGA
- the LOC139896301 gene encoding xyloglucan endotransglucosylase/hydrolase 2-like isoform X1 — protein MGHYSSYSNSKDSVVALAIACLIVAASAGSFIDDMDITFGGERAKILNGGQDLTLSLDQYSGSGFQSKHEYLFGRFDMQLKLVPDNSAGTVTTFYLSSQGAGHDEIDFEFLGNSSGNPYTIHTNVFSKGKGDKEQQFHLWFDPTAAFHTYTIVWNAQRIIFLIDNIPVRVFNNHEAAGVPFPTSQPMRVYASLWNADDWATQGGRVKTDWTKAPFTAYYRKFNANANKAGTNSVSTSSEYENQEWKTQEIDAAGRNRIRWVQNKHMIYNYCNDHKRFPNGVSAECKRSRFL, from the exons atgggACATTATTCAAGCTATTCAAACTCTAAAGATAGTGTAGTTGCTCTAGCAATTGCATGTCTAATTGTAGCAGCATCTGCAGGAAGTTTTATAGACGATATGGACATCACTTTTGGAGGGGAACGTGCTAAAATACTCAATGGCGGTCAGGATCTGACACTTTCACTCGATCAATACTCTGGATCCGGTTTCCAGTCTAAACACGAGTACCTTTTTGGAAGGTTCGACATGCAACTTAAACTAGTACCCGACAACTCTGCTGGCACCGTCACCACATTCTAC TTATCATCACAAGGCGCGGGACATGATGAAATAGACTTTGAATTCTTAGGCAACTCATCGGGGAACCCTTATACAATCCACACCAATGTGTTTTCAAAAGGGAAAGGAGATAAAGAACAGCAGTTCCATTTATGGTTTGACCCAACTGCAGCCTTTCATACTTACACCATCGTATGGAACGCCCAAAGAATCAT TTTCTTGATAGACAACATACCAGTAAGGGTGTTCAATAACCATGAGGCTGCTGGTGTACCATTTCCCACGAGCCAACCCATGAGGGTCTACGCCAGCCTATGGAACGCGGACGACTGGGCTACTCAAGGTGGTCGTGTCAAGACTGACTGGACAAAAGCACCTTTCACTGCTTACTACAGAAAGTTTAATGCCAATGCCAACAAAGCTGGTACTAATTCAGTGTCCACAAGTTCTGAATATGAAAACCAGGAATGGAAAACACAAGAAATTGATGCAGCAGGGCGTAACAGGATCCGATGGGTGCAAAACAAGCACATGATTTATAACTACTGCAATGACCACAAAAGGTTTCCCAATGGTGTTTCTGCTGAATGCAAGCGCTCCAGATTCCTCTGA
- the LOC139853350 gene encoding uncharacterized protein — translation MRRCSKGNVPVYPFAILSFFLGAYVLIPYFVLWRPPPPAVEKSELTRWPLNFLESKLTAGVVFAVGLGLIVNAGLATGDNWKEYLQYFGGSRLIHATSIDFALLSTFAPFWVYNDMTARKWSDKGFWLVPLSVVPFLGPALYLLLRPSLSSVPVAPKEE, via the exons ATGCGGCGATG CTCAAAAGGGAATGTTCCTGTGTACCCATTTGCCATACTTTCCTTCTTTTTAGGTGCTTATGTGCTTATACCGTATTTTGTACTTTGGAGACCACCCCCGCCAGCTGTTGAAAAGTCGGAGCTAACAAGATGGCCTCTGAACTTTCTCGAGTCAAAATTGACCGCTGGG GTGGTATTTGCTGTAGGATTAGGTCTAATCGTGAATGCGGGTTTAGCCACTGGAGATAATTGGAAGGAGTATCTACAGTATTTTGGAGGGAGTAGACTT ATACATGCAACTAGCATTGACTTTGCACTACTGTCTACTTTTGCTCCTTTTTGGGTTTACAACGACATGACTGCTCGAAAATG GAGCGATAAGGGATTTTGGCTTGTTCCTTTATCGGTGGTTCCATTTCTGGGTCCTGCTTTATACCTTCTTCTGAGGCCATCGTTGTCATCAGTCCCTGTTGCACCAAAAGAAGAGTGA